A window of Kyrpidia spormannii genomic DNA:
GGGGGAAGTTTGTCCCGAGCGGGACGCATTGGAGTTGGCGCTCGTGGAAGCGGCGCTCCTTCGGGATCTGCCGGTTTTGGCGATTTGTCGTGGGATGCAGGTGATGAACGTGGCGGCGGGGGGGACATTGTACCAGGATCTCGCGACCCAGGGCAAGAACGCCCTCCAGCACCGCCAGCGGGCGCCCCGCTGGCACGGTTCGCACCGGGTGGAAATTGTGCCCGGGACTCGTTTGGCGGAAATCCTGGGGCGGTCTGAGGCCCGGGTGAACAGCTTTCATCACCAGGCGGTGCGGGATGTGGCCCCGGGAATGCGGGTGGCGGCGAAAAGCAGCGACGGGCTCGTGGAAGCGATGGAGAGTCGCCGGCACCGGTTCGCGGTCGCCGTCCAGTGGCACCCCGAACACATGTGGCGCAAAGATCCGGCCCAGATGCGATTATTTGAAGCGTTCGTGCAAGCGGCCGCCGACGGGCGGGAGTCGGAGGCCGGGGAGTGACGCCTGCAAAATCAGTCATGATGGCCGTCAAACTGATCTCCCCGGCCCTGGCTAAAAGATCGCCGATTTCTTGATCCGCCAGCAGTTGCGATCCCCGGCAGAACGTACTCACAGGCCGGATCTGGCAGACCTCCTTCCTACGGCCGGCGCTCCAGAATGAGACACGTTCTCATCGAGACGCGTTCTCATACCGAAAATAAGCCTTCTGCCTCTCTGCACCCCACCGCTTTGTCGGCACATTCAGGGTGAGGGGCGCGCGACCCTCGAGTTTTCAGGAAAGGAGAGGTGGCCATGGTACAGCCAAACCCGAATAGCGTCTCTCTGGTCCTGGTTTATCAGGTGGGGACGACCCCGACGGGGGACCCGGTCCTTCGCCGGCAGACCTATCGGGGGATCAAACCGGGGGTGTCGCCGGACAACCTGTACGCCGCCGCAGAACTGATCGCCGGCCTGCAAATCCACCCGGTGTACGAGGTGGACCGCTCGGAAGTGGATGAACTGTTGAAGCAATGACCCGGTGACCGAGCCAGGAACAGGAGGTGAATCCCTTGACGAAGACCACTTTGGAACTGCGCTTTCAGAACACTTCAGGGGGCACGGTCCGTCTGGCGGTCCCCGACCCCAAGCAGCCCATCGATGAGGCCGCCGTGCGGGCCGCCATGAACCAGTTGGTCAGCCTCGGCGTGTTCACCTCGATGGGTGGGGATTTGGTTCGGCCTGTGGAAGCCAGGCTGGTGACCACGACCCAGGATGTGTGGGATATGACCGGGTCCGGAGTCTGACGCCTATACCTGCCCGGGGCCGGGGCCTGGGAAGTTTCCCGGCCCTGGCTCGCTTTATTCCCATGCCCTTGCCCCTGTCTCATCCGTGGGCCGTCAATCAAATAGATCCTCGAAAATGTCAAACACGCGCCTCTTCTTCTTTCTCTTGTCGTACTCCCCGTAGTGGTGGGAACGCATGTCCGGATGCTTTTCGAAATGCCGGCCATGCTCCCGTTCGTGTTCATCCAGCCAGCGGTTAAACGGATCCCGGACTTCTCGAATTTCGCCCAGGATCTTGTCCAACTCGCCTCGGTCGAGCCACACGCCTTTGCAGTTCGGGCACACGTCGATCAACACGCCGTACTTTTCGACCTCTCGCATTCGCACATTGTCACAGACCGGACAGTTCATCCCCATTAACCCCTTTCCGTGGTGTGCGGCGGGCAAAAAAGCCGTCGCCCGCGGATGGTTGCCGGCGTCCGCTGGCGGGCGGACGATCCGGCGAAGACGGTGGACGCTTTTATCTATCTTATCGTTTTTTATAGACCTGCCGCCAGAGCAGGGCCAAGGCCGCCCCTGCGACGAAAATCCAAATGATGTGTGACTGAACTGCTCTGAGAACTTCTTCCCACCGCTGCCCGAGTTGGAACCCGAGCAGAATCCACGTGCCCGCCCAGGCCGCGAACCCCAGAGTACTCCACCACAGGTAGGAACCGGTCGGGATCCCACTCATGCCGGCGATATAACTGCCCAGCGCCCGAAATCCCGGGAGAAAGCGCCCGAATACCAACATGAGCGGCCCGTAGCGATGGACCACCCGGTGAGCCCAGGGCCACGCATCGTCTGGAACCACCCGGAAGAACGTGAGCCATTTTTGCGCGGAAGGTCCGAGTTTTCGCCCGGCGGCAAAGGCCATCAAACTGCCCCCCAGACACCCCAGGGTGCCGGCCAGGGAAAGGTGCCACAGTACCATGTGCCCCCGAGAGGCGAGAAAACCGTAGAATGCCAAGACGGCGTCCCCCGGGAAGGGAATACCGAGGCCCTCGATGATCATCGCGGCGAAAAGCCCAAAGGGGCCATATTGGATCAATTGTTCCACCGCCCCGTTCCACCAGTCACCCACGTCCCTCGCCCCCCGCCCTTATCTATACGCGGACGGGTCTCCCCGCTAGGACAGCCACCCGGGGATTTCTCCTGAGCGCGGCGGGGCGCCTTCGTTCAGCGCCGGGGGGCCGCGGCGGGGCGCCTTCATTCAGCGCCCCTCCCGAAGAGGGAAAACGAGAAATTTCGGGCGGTTGATGAGGGGGACTTACCCGGTCAAAGGGGACGAAGGGTGCATTCAATAAAATCGGAGGCCGAAAGGAGGTGTCGACACATGTACGACGGCGGCGTATTCGGTCCGGCCACCCGTTGGGCCGTGGTGTTCCTGATCATCTTTGTGTTGTTCTTCCTGCTGGTTCCGTGGGGGACCTGGTGAGGAACATGGGGAAGGCGAAGGCCGGCGGGGGGCCCGCCGGCCTTCGCCCGAGGCGGACAAGCCCGTTGAGGGAGAACTCCATCGGCCGGTCACGGTCTGGCGAGCGTCAGCCCTTGCACCGACGATCTGCGGGGTGGTACGCTGTACATAATGAGTGGAGAACGGAGGGCCACAATGGCGTCCTGGCGGGCGGATTTGTTATTGTTTATGGTGGTGGCAGTTTGGGGGAGCACATTCGTTGTGGTTCGGGACGCCGTCACTGAAATGGGAACCATGGGAGTTCTGGCGTCGCGGTTCACCATCGCGGCCCTGGCCCTTGGAGTCTTCGGGTTCAAATCCGTCCGCACGGCCCGCATATCGGAGATCCGGGCGGGTGTCGCCGTGGGTCTGGCGTATTTTATGGGGTTCGCGCTTCAAACGGCCGGCCTCGCATCGACCACGGCTTCCAAGGCGGGATTTATTACAGGGCTATCCGTGGTGGGGGTTCCCTTCATCGCTTATCTGGTGTGGAAGGTCAAACCCAGCGTCGACGCCGTGGCTGGCGTGATTTTCGCCACTGCGGGCCTGGCTTTTTTAAGCCTAGCCGATGTTCGGGGCGTGGGAATCGGCGACTTATTGGTACTGGGGTGTGCCGTGGCCTTCTCAGTCCAGTACCTGCTCGTTTCCCACTTCAGTGTGCAATGTCGCATTGTCCCATGGACGTTCTACCAACTGGTCACGGTGGCGCTATTGAGCCTGATGGGGAGCGCACTGTCCGGCACCTCCCCGCTGCCCGCCAGCACCGGGGCGTGGTGGGCGGCACTATTTCTCGGCCTTGTGGCCACCGCTTTGGTGACGGTGTTGCAAAACATCGGCCAGCGCTACACAACGGCCACCCGGGCGGCGCTGATATTTTCCCTTGAGCCGGTCTTTGCGGCGATATTTGGCCATTTTATTCAAGGCGATCAATTGACCGGCCGGATGGGGATTGGCGCCGCGCTGATCCTGCTCGGAATGATCACGGCTGAACTGCAGTGGATCACCCATTGGCGCCTCCGGCGGGAAGAACAGCGGATGATCCCCAGGTAGAGTGAACGGGCTGCTCTGCTGTTCTGGGTATCGGGGGCTTCTGCGGCAAGGATAGCGAGGGCCGGGGGTTGCGGGGGCAGATGCCGGTGGCGGTGAAAAACGGGAAAGGGCGGAATTGAGATGGCCAAGTTTCGGGAAAGCGATTTGATCCGACAATGGCAGACCCGGGTCCCGATCCCTCGCCCCGACACGGTGGTCGGAATCGGCGATGACGCGGCGGTGCTGGAACCCCAGTCCGGCGGACGGCTGTTGGTATCGACGGACATGATGGTGGAAAATGTCCATTTTTCGCTGGGATGGATGACCATTCGGGAAGTGGGGTTTAAGGCGGTGTCGGCGGCGGTCAGCGATATCGCCGCCATGGGCGGTGAGCCCCGGCATATTCTCGCCAGTGTCGGGATCCCGGCCAGCGCCCGGTTGGAGGACGCAAATGCCTTGTACGATGGGATTGGGGAGGCCTGTCGATTGTACGGCCTGGACATGGTCGGCGGGGATACGGTGGCGTCGCCGGCGGGATGGGTGATCGATATGGTGGTCCTGGGTTTGGCGACAAATCAAGTTCTCACCCGGGGCGGGGGTCGTCCTGGGGATGTGGTCGCGGTAACTGGGTACTTGGGCGGGGCCGCGGCGGGACTCGACTGGCTTCGGGGCGGGGGACAAGCGGTGGTGACGACCCCGGACGAGCGCTGGGTGTTGTTGGACATGCACAGGAGGCCTCTCGCCCAGGTGGAGGCGGGCCGGATCCTGGCGCAGTCGGGGGCCACGGCCTGTGATGATGTCACCGACGGCTTGGCGGCGGAGCTTCGGGCGCTCTGCCAGGCCAGCGGATATGGATGTTTTATCGAAAGCCAGCGCATTCCCACTCACCCGGCGGTGCGCAACTACGCCCTGAGGAGAGGGAAGAGTCCTGTGGACTGGGCGTTGTTTGGAGGGGACGACTATCAATTGGTTTGCTGCATTCCTCCCACTCGGTTTGCCGCCGCTCAGGCGGGGTGCATGGCGGCGGGAGTCATGCTCACGGTGATCGGCCGAGTGACGGAGGATCCCGCGCTGTTGTGGCGCTCTCCCTCGGGTGTGGTCGAAGAGCTGCCCGAAGGCGGGTTTGACCATTTTGCGGAAGAGGGGGAGGAACATGGGCACGGGGTGGGGTGAGCCGCCGCTGACAGAGCAGGGGGCGGCGCAGCTAAAAGCCTGGCGCACGACGACTCGGTCTCCGGGAGAAACCCGGGCCCTGGGGCGATTGTTGGGCAAGGTGGCGAAGCCGCAGACCTCGGTATGTCTCATTGGCGATCTGGGAGCGGGCAAAACCACTTTTGTCCAAGGATTGGCCGAGGGTCTGGGGATTTCCGGGCCGGTAACCAGTCCGACCTTCACGATTGTGTCCGAGTACCAGGGGCGGTTGCCGCTGTACCACGCAGATGTCTACCGGCTAGGGGAGGCGGCGGCAGAAGAACCCCTGGGGTTGGAAGAATATTTTGAAGGAAATGGGGTGGCGGTGGTGGAATGGGCGGAATGGGTGGAACCCCTTCTGCCCGACGACCGTCTGACCATTCGGATCGAGCGCGCCGGGGAGGCGAACGCCCGGGTGGTTGAGATGGCGGCCTCGGGTCCCCGGCATCGCGCCTTGCTCCGGGAGGTGATTCGGCGATGGTCCGACTGGCAATCGACACCGCGACAGCAGCCTTGAGCATGGCGGTGGAGGAGTCGGGAAGCATCCTGGCGGAAGCGGTGCTACAGCTGGGAAGAGATCACTCGGTGCACGTTTTACCCTGGCTGGAGAGGGTGTTGGCCGGGGCCGGGAAAGGACCGGCCGATCTGAACCGGGTCGTTGTCGGAGTGGGGCCGGGTTCGTACACCGGGGTCCGGGTGGGGGTGACTGTGGCGAAAACCCTGGGGTGGGCGCTGGGGATTCCGGTGGTACCGGTGTCAACTTTGTCGGGCTTGGCCGGGCGCGGGCGATTCTTTGACGGTGTGGTCGTGCCGATGGTGGACGCCCGACGGGACCGGGTATATGCGGCTTGGTTTTCCGGGGGAAGGGAAGGCGGTGTGGTGAGGGAGTCTCCGGATCGAGTGTGGCCGGTGGCGGAGTTGGCGGAGCGGCTGGCTGAAGACGGGCGGGGGGTGCTCGCCTTGGGGGATGGCGGGATGAGGTATGCGTCGATATGGAGAGAGCGGCTGGGAGGCCGGTTGCGGCTGGCGTCACCGGACCAGTTCGGGGTCCGGGCTGCCGACTTGTTGGCCGCCGAGGAAGCGGCCGGTGACCAAGGCTCTCTTCTTGGCCATGCGGTTCACGGGCTTGTGCCCCAATATCTTCAATTGGCAGAGGCGGAAGCGCGATGGCGGGATCGTCAGCACTGATCATTCGTCCGATGCGCACCACCGATCTCGACCGCATCCAGGAGATCGAACGGGCCTCTTTTACAGTGCCTTGGTCCCGGAACGCCTTCTACGGGGAATTGGCGGACAACCATTTTGCCCGGTACATTGTGGCCCAGCGCGGGGATTTGGTGGTGGGTTATGCGGGGATGTGGCTCATCCTCGACGAGGCGCACATTACGAACATCGCGGTTCACCCCGAGGCGAGAAGGCAGCACGTGGGGGAAACGCTGTTGCGCTATGCGATGGCCTATGCCCGAAGTCAGGGTGCCATGCGGATGACTTTGGAGGTGCGTGTATCCAACGCCCCTGCTCAGCATCTATATCGCAAACTGGGATTTACCGCCAAGGGTGTGCGCCGGGGCTATTATACAGATAATCATGAAGACGCCATCATTATGTGGGCGGAATTGGGGCAGTTCGACGGCCGGATCGACCCGGATGAAGAGGCGGGAGCTGCGGCTCAGGGAGACGCCGTCCCCGGGGCCGGAGGCGAGAAGAGTGCCGAGGATCGACGGGGGGGTCGGCGTCCCGGGGATGCCGGCGAAGTTTGAACGGGGCACGAGGGCTTTGGCAATGCCGGGGGTACGATAGGGGGGGAACGGGGCATGGAGGGGACGATGGACGGGGCTGCGATGGCGGGAAAAGATTCCGCTTTGCTCGGGAAGACCGGGGCTGAGCCGAGGGCGGGGGATCAAGAGGAAGGGCTCATTCTGGCTGTGGAGACCAGTTGCGACGAAACGGCGGCGGCGGTGGTGGAGGGGGGCACCCGCATCCGCTCGAATATCGTGAGCTCCCAAGTCGCGATTCACCGTCGGTTCGGAGGGGTCGTCCCGGAGGTGGCCTCCCGGGGGCATGTGGAACAGATTACGGCTGTTATGGCGGCAGCACTAGAGGACGCCGGGGTGCACCCCCGGGATTTGGCCGCCGTGGCGGTCACCTACGGTCCCGGGTTGGTGGGGGCCCTGTTGGTCGGGCTCATGGCGGCCAAGACTTTTGCGTGGGTTCACGGTCTGCCCTTAATCGGCGTTCACCACATCGTCGGTCACCTGTTTGCCCATCGTCTGGCCGGCGGCCCGGAACCGCCATGGCTCGCCCTGGTCGTTTCCGGGGGACATACCGAGTTGATTTACATACCGAATGACCACACCTTCGAGGTGCTGGGGCGGACCCGGGACGACGCCGCCGGGGAAGCTTTCGATAAGACGGCCAGGGCCTTGGGGTTGCCGTACCCGGGGGGCCCCCAGATCGACGCTTTGGCAAGCTCCGGGGACCCGGAGCGATACGCCTTTCCGCGTAGCTGGCTGGAGGAGGAGTCGTTAGATTTTAGTTTTAGCGGTCTGAAGACAGCCGTGTTGAATCTGTTAAATGACGCCCGCCAGCGCGGTGATGGGGTGCGCCCGGAGGATGTGGCGGCGTCATTCCAGGCGGCGGTGGTGGAGGTGTTGGTGGAGAAAACGGTCCGGGCGGTTCGGAGATACCCAGGAGTGCCGGTGGTGGTGGCCGGAGGGGTGGCGGCCAACTCAGCCCTGCGCCGCGAAATGGACCGCCGGGCGGAAGAAGAAGGATTTCTCTGGTCGGCACCTCCCTTGGCGCTGTGTACAGACAATGCGGCGATGATCGCGGCGGCGGCTTGGCCTCGACTGAGTCGAGGGTGGTTTCACGGTATGGATCTGAATGCCCGGGCGAACTTGGGGCTCGAGGCCTGGGCGGCGGGAGACGGGGTGGCGGCGTTCCCGCCGGATGATCCGCCGGATGGGAGGCGTCGCAACTGAATCACTGGGGTCGAGGTCCGGACACGGGGGGATCCGTATGGGACAAAGGAGTGTGGAGGCGCCGGTTGCTTCAATGGCGGGATGACCTGGGGGCCACGGACCGCGAGAAAAGGGAAGCCGCTTTGGCCGCCTGGGCGACTCGGTGGCTGGGGGGGATGCCCCCGGGGATCCTCATGGCCTACGTAGCCATTCGCTCTGAAGTGAACCTGAAACCGGTGGTGGAGTGGGCATGGAACCGCGGGTGGACCGTGGCCTTTCCTCGGGTGGAAGATTCCCACCGCATGAGCGCTGTGGCGGCGGATAGCTGGGAAGCGCTTTCCCCCGGGGCTTTCGGGATTCCAGAACCGACAGGACCGGCTCTGAGTCCCGGAGATCTCGACGTGATCGTCGTGCCAGGGGCGGCTTTCGATCGGCTCGGGCGACGGCTGGGGTATGGGCAAGGATTTTATGACCGATTCCTGCCCCAGGTGCCCCAGGCTAAAGTCGTGGGCGCAGCTTTTGCCGAACAATGGGTGGATGCGTTGCCGACAGATCCTCACGATGTACCCGTGCAGTATGTGTTGACCGAATACGGGGTGTGGTCGGTCCAAGATCGGGGATTTGTGGATCTTGGCGGCGGTACAACAGGAGAGCGGGGATAGGGGTAAGACCGGCGCCCCTGATCCGCAAGGTGCGAGTGCTTGAAATAGCTGTATATGTTTCAAGCAACGGTAGGCTGGGAGGAAAGGGGCGACCCGGGTGGAGGCACCTCAAGACCAACCGAAAACTTTCGTCGAACACCTGGCGGAGTTGCGAAAACTCCTCATTCAAACCCTAATCGTGTTTGTGATCGCCCTGGGGGTCGCGTTTTTTTACGTGGACCGCGTGCTGGTGTGGCTGGAAATCCCCGCCGTGCGGGCCGGGCTCGGCCGCCCCATGGTCCTGGGAGCCGGGGAGGTGGTGCGGGTCTATTTTATGTTGGCGGGTGTCACCGCACTGGGGGTCACGCTTCCGTTCCTGTTATTCCAAATCTGGAGGTTTGTCGCCCCGGGTCTGACCCCCCGGGAGCGGCGGGTTGCCCTGGCCTACATTCCGATGACCCTGTTCATCTTCCTCGCCGGCGTGGCTTTCGGATATTTTTTGGTCTTTCCCATGGTGTTTCGATTTCTCATCCGTCTTGGGGCGGAGCAATTTAACGTCCAGATCACCGCGGGAAACTATTTCGGCTTCATGATCAACATCATCGTGCCCCTGGGGCTGATTTTTGAACTGCCCTTGGCGACCATGTTTCTCACTCGGCTTGGTATCGTGACTCCGGCTTTTTTGGGCAAAATGCGAAGATATGCGTACCTGGTGTTGGTGATCATCGGAGCGATGATCACTCCTCCGGACTTCGTCTCTCACCTCAGTGTCACCATTCCTATGATCCTTCTCTACGAACTCAGCGTAAGCGTCTCGAAATGGGTTTGGGCCAGGCGGCAAAAAAATCCCGATGACCCGGTTGCAAACTGAAAGGGGATCCATTAATATAGAGGGTGGCGTTAGCACTCGGGTAAAGCGAGTGCTAACAACATCGCAACGGAAACTTTACGTGAGGAGGGTCTTGCATGATCAAGCCGCTGGCAGATCGCGTCGTGATCCGTCCGGTTGAAAAGGAAGAAAAGACCGCGAGCGGGATCGTCCTGCCCGATACCGCCAAGGAGAAGCCCCAAGAGGGGGAAGTGGTGGCGGTGGGTCCCGGCCGCATGGAAGAAGGGCGCCGGGTCGAGATGGAAGTGAAGGTGGGCGACCGGGTGATTTATTCGAAGTACGCCGGAACTGAAGTCAAGTACGACGGTGTCGAGTACCTGATCCTCCGGGAAAGCGATATCTTGGCCGTGCTGGAAAAGTAAGCGGGCCATGGCCTACGAGATACTTAACAACGGGGAGGTAACCTGACGTGGCGAAAGAGATTATTTTCCGCGAGGATGCACGCCGGGCGATGCTTCGCGGCGTCGACGCCCTGGCCGATGCGGTGAGGGTGACCCTGGGGCCGAAGGGCCGGAACGTAGTCTTGGAGAAGAAGTTCGGTTCTCCGTTGATCACCAACGACGGCGTGACCATCGCGAAGGAGATTGAGTTGGAAAACCCCTTTGAGAATATGGGGGCCCAACTGGTCAAAGAAGTGGCCACCAAAACGAATGATGTGGCCGGTGACGGAACCACCACGGCCACGGTGTTGGCCCAGGCGATTATCCAGGAAGGCCTGAAAAACGTCACCGCCGGGGCGAACCCCATGGCTCTGAAGCGGGGTATTGAGAAGGCCGTGAAAGCGGCGGTGGACGAGATCGCCCGGGTTGCGAAACCGATCGAAGGGCGGGAGAGCATCGCCCAGGTGGCGGCGATTTCCGCCGGGGATGAGGAGATCGGTGCTCTGATCGCCGACGCCATGGAGAAGGTCGGCAAGGACGGCGTGATTACGGTGGAGGAGTCCAAGGGCTTCGGCACCGAACTCGAGATTGTGGAAGGGATGCAGTTCGACCGCGGCTACATCTCGCCCTACATGATCACCGACACCGACAAGATGGAAGCGGTTCTGGAGGAGCCGTACATTCTGATCACCGACAAGAAGGTCAGCAACATCCAGGAGATCCTGCCAGTGCTGGAGCGGGTGGTGCAATCCGGACGGCCTCTGCTGTTGATTGCCGAGGATGTCGAGGGTGAAGCTTTGGCGACCCTGGTGGTCAACAAGCTGCGGGGCACCTTTACTGCGGTGGCGGTGAAGGCTCCTGGCTTTGGCGACCGCCGCAAAGCGATGCTCCAGGATATTGCGATCCTGACCGGCGGCCAGGTGATCAGCGAAGAGCTCGGTCTGGAGCTGAAGAACACCTCCCTGCAGCAGCTCGGTCGGGCGCGCCAGGTGCGGGTGACGAAGGAAAATACCATTATTGTGGACGGTGCCGGCGATAAGAAGGAGATCGACGGACGCATCAACCAGATCAAAGTGCAACTGGAGGAGACGACCTCCGATTTTGACCGCGAGAAACTGCAAGAGCGCTTGGCGAAGTTGGCCGGCGGTGTTGCGGTGATCAAGGTGGGTGCGGCCACCGAGACGGAGATGAAGGAAAAGAAGCTCCGCATTGAGGACGCTCTCAACTCCACCCGGGCGGCGGTGGAGGAAGGGATTGTCCCGGGCGGCGGCACGGCCCTCGTGAACGTCATTCCGGCCCTCGATGCGCTTACCGTGGAAGGCGACGAGCTGACGGGAGTGAAC
This region includes:
- a CDS encoding gamma-glutamyl-gamma-aminobutyrate hydrolase family protein, which codes for MKPWIGVTASLQTGNGDLPGTWVATEYTDAILAAGGVPAIVPLGEAASQNPGQWLERLDGLMLTGGVDVDPAYFGEDPARGLGEVCPERDALELALVEAALLRDLPVLAICRGMQVMNVAAGGTLYQDLATQGKNALQHRQRAPRWHGSHRVEIVPGTRLAEILGRSEARVNSFHHQAVRDVAPGMRVAAKSSDGLVEAMESRRHRFAVAVQWHPEHMWRKDPAQMRLFEAFVQAAADGRESEAGE
- a CDS encoding DUF1659 domain-containing protein, which gives rise to MVQPNPNSVSLVLVYQVGTTPTGDPVLRRQTYRGIKPGVSPDNLYAAAELIAGLQIHPVYEVDRSEVDELLKQ
- a CDS encoding DUF2922 domain-containing protein, with the protein product MTKTTLELRFQNTSGGTVRLAVPDPKQPIDEAAVRAAMNQLVSLGVFTSMGGDLVRPVEARLVTTTQDVWDMTGSGV
- a CDS encoding TFIIB-type zinc ribbon-containing protein is translated as MNCPVCDNVRMREVEKYGVLIDVCPNCKGVWLDRGELDKILGEIREVRDPFNRWLDEHEREHGRHFEKHPDMRSHHYGEYDKRKKKRRVFDIFEDLFD
- a CDS encoding DedA family protein — its product is MGDWWNGAVEQLIQYGPFGLFAAMIIEGLGIPFPGDAVLAFYGFLASRGHMVLWHLSLAGTLGCLGGSLMAFAAGRKLGPSAQKWLTFFRVVPDDAWPWAHRVVHRYGPLMLVFGRFLPGFRALGSYIAGMSGIPTGSYLWWSTLGFAAWAGTWILLGFQLGQRWEEVLRAVQSHIIWIFVAGAALALLWRQVYKKR
- a CDS encoding DMT family transporter, giving the protein MASWRADLLLFMVVAVWGSTFVVVRDAVTEMGTMGVLASRFTIAALALGVFGFKSVRTARISEIRAGVAVGLAYFMGFALQTAGLASTTASKAGFITGLSVVGVPFIAYLVWKVKPSVDAVAGVIFATAGLAFLSLADVRGVGIGDLLVLGCAVAFSVQYLLVSHFSVQCRIVPWTFYQLVTVALLSLMGSALSGTSPLPASTGAWWAALFLGLVATALVTVLQNIGQRYTTATRAALIFSLEPVFAAIFGHFIQGDQLTGRMGIGAALILLGMITAELQWITHWRLRREEQRMIPR
- the thiL gene encoding thiamine-phosphate kinase, with product MAKFRESDLIRQWQTRVPIPRPDTVVGIGDDAAVLEPQSGGRLLVSTDMMVENVHFSLGWMTIREVGFKAVSAAVSDIAAMGGEPRHILASVGIPASARLEDANALYDGIGEACRLYGLDMVGGDTVASPAGWVIDMVVLGLATNQVLTRGGGRPGDVVAVTGYLGGAAAGLDWLRGGGQAVVTTPDERWVLLDMHRRPLAQVEAGRILAQSGATACDDVTDGLAAELRALCQASGYGCFIESQRIPTHPAVRNYALRRGKSPVDWALFGGDDYQLVCCIPPTRFAAAQAGCMAAGVMLTVIGRVTEDPALLWRSPSGVVEELPEGGFDHFAEEGEEHGHGVG
- the tsaE gene encoding tRNA (adenosine(37)-N6)-threonylcarbamoyltransferase complex ATPase subunit type 1 TsaE, giving the protein MGTGWGEPPLTEQGAAQLKAWRTTTRSPGETRALGRLLGKVAKPQTSVCLIGDLGAGKTTFVQGLAEGLGISGPVTSPTFTIVSEYQGRLPLYHADVYRLGEAAAEEPLGLEEYFEGNGVAVVEWAEWVEPLLPDDRLTIRIERAGEANARVVEMAASGPRHRALLREVIRRWSDWQSTPRQQP
- the tsaB gene encoding tRNA (adenosine(37)-N6)-threonylcarbamoyltransferase complex dimerization subunit type 1 TsaB codes for the protein MVRLAIDTATAALSMAVEESGSILAEAVLQLGRDHSVHVLPWLERVLAGAGKGPADLNRVVVGVGPGSYTGVRVGVTVAKTLGWALGIPVVPVSTLSGLAGRGRFFDGVVVPMVDARRDRVYAAWFSGGREGGVVRESPDRVWPVAELAERLAEDGRGVLALGDGGMRYASIWRERLGGRLRLASPDQFGVRAADLLAAEEAAGDQGSLLGHAVHGLVPQYLQLAEAEARWRDRQH
- the rimI gene encoding ribosomal protein S18-alanine N-acetyltransferase, whose amino-acid sequence is MAGSSALIIRPMRTTDLDRIQEIERASFTVPWSRNAFYGELADNHFARYIVAQRGDLVVGYAGMWLILDEAHITNIAVHPEARRQHVGETLLRYAMAYARSQGAMRMTLEVRVSNAPAQHLYRKLGFTAKGVRRGYYTDNHEDAIIMWAELGQFDGRIDPDEEAGAAAQGDAVPGAGGEKSAEDRRGGRRPGDAGEV
- the tsaD gene encoding tRNA (adenosine(37)-N6)-threonylcarbamoyltransferase complex transferase subunit TsaD, which translates into the protein MEGTMDGAAMAGKDSALLGKTGAEPRAGDQEEGLILAVETSCDETAAAVVEGGTRIRSNIVSSQVAIHRRFGGVVPEVASRGHVEQITAVMAAALEDAGVHPRDLAAVAVTYGPGLVGALLVGLMAAKTFAWVHGLPLIGVHHIVGHLFAHRLAGGPEPPWLALVVSGGHTELIYIPNDHTFEVLGRTRDDAAGEAFDKTARALGLPYPGGPQIDALASSGDPERYAFPRSWLEEESLDFSFSGLKTAVLNLLNDARQRGDGVRPEDVAASFQAAVVEVLVEKTVRAVRRYPGVPVVVAGGVAANSALRREMDRRAEEEGFLWSAPPLALCTDNAAMIAAAAWPRLSRGWFHGMDLNARANLGLEAWAAGDGVAAFPPDDPPDGRRRN
- a CDS encoding 5-formyltetrahydrofolate cyclo-ligase, with amino-acid sequence MWRRRLLQWRDDLGATDREKREAALAAWATRWLGGMPPGILMAYVAIRSEVNLKPVVEWAWNRGWTVAFPRVEDSHRMSAVAADSWEALSPGAFGIPEPTGPALSPGDLDVIVVPGAAFDRLGRRLGYGQGFYDRFLPQVPQAKVVGAAFAEQWVDALPTDPHDVPVQYVLTEYGVWSVQDRGFVDLGGGTTGERG
- the tatC gene encoding twin-arginine translocase subunit TatC, giving the protein MEAPQDQPKTFVEHLAELRKLLIQTLIVFVIALGVAFFYVDRVLVWLEIPAVRAGLGRPMVLGAGEVVRVYFMLAGVTALGVTLPFLLFQIWRFVAPGLTPRERRVALAYIPMTLFIFLAGVAFGYFLVFPMVFRFLIRLGAEQFNVQITAGNYFGFMINIIVPLGLIFELPLATMFLTRLGIVTPAFLGKMRRYAYLVLVIIGAMITPPDFVSHLSVTIPMILLYELSVSVSKWVWARRQKNPDDPVAN
- the groES gene encoding co-chaperone GroES, translating into MIKPLADRVVIRPVEKEEKTASGIVLPDTAKEKPQEGEVVAVGPGRMEEGRRVEMEVKVGDRVIYSKYAGTEVKYDGVEYLILRESDILAVLEK